One window of Desulfobacca acetoxidans DSM 11109 genomic DNA carries:
- the dsrB gene encoding dissimilatory-type sulfite reductase subunit beta: MSEEAERITDIGPPHYSKFLPPVVKDNYGKWKYHEILEPGILRHVAESGDEIFSIRVASPRILTTLQARDLAEISDKYCEGFMRFTSRHNFEFLVSDKSKLEPLKAELAQRGIPKGGTGHSITNIVHTQGWIHCHTPAIDASGVVKAVMDDLFEYFGSHQLPAQLRISLACCLNMCGAVHCSDIAILGVHRTPPHIAHDKLRHLCEIPTTIASCPTGAIRPHPDKSIKSVVVNEERCMYCGNCYTMCPAMPLFDAEKGGVALLVGGKVSNAVNPPMFSRLAVPYIPNNPPRWPETVQAIRKIVIKYAEGANKWERVGEWIQRIGWEKFFEVCDIPFTFQHIDDYRWAYDTYRTSMHFKF; encoded by the coding sequence ATGTCTGAAGAAGCAGAACGCATTACTGATATTGGGCCACCGCACTATAGTAAATTCTTGCCGCCGGTCGTTAAAGACAATTATGGCAAGTGGAAATATCACGAGATTCTGGAGCCGGGTATCCTGAGACATGTGGCGGAAAGTGGTGATGAGATTTTTTCCATTCGCGTTGCCTCACCACGGATCCTGACCACCTTGCAAGCGAGAGATCTGGCAGAAATTTCCGATAAATATTGCGAAGGCTTCATGCGCTTCACCAGCCGTCACAACTTTGAGTTTCTGGTATCCGATAAATCCAAATTGGAACCCTTAAAAGCAGAGTTGGCTCAGCGTGGTATTCCGAAAGGCGGCACGGGTCATTCCATCACCAATATCGTCCATACCCAGGGCTGGATCCACTGCCACACCCCGGCTATTGACGCCTCGGGCGTTGTCAAGGCCGTCATGGACGACCTGTTTGAGTATTTCGGCAGCCATCAACTGCCGGCCCAGTTGCGCATCTCTTTGGCCTGCTGCCTCAATATGTGCGGCGCCGTGCACTGCTCCGACATCGCCATCCTGGGCGTGCACCGCACACCGCCTCACATTGCCCACGATAAACTGCGGCATCTCTGTGAAATCCCCACAACCATCGCTAGCTGCCCCACCGGCGCCATCCGGCCTCATCCGGATAAATCTATCAAAAGCGTCGTGGTCAACGAAGAGCGCTGCATGTACTGCGGTAACTGCTATACCATGTGCCCGGCCATGCCGCTGTTTGACGCAGAAAAAGGTGGCGTAGCCCTGCTCGTGGGCGGCAAAGTGTCCAATGCTGTGAATCCGCCTATGTTCTCCCGTCTGGCGGTACCATACATTCCTAACAATCCACCGCGGTGGCCGGAAACCGTTCAAGCCATCCGCAAGATTGTCATCAAGTATGCCGAAGGCGCCAACAAGTGGGAGCGCGTGGGCGAGTGGATTCAGCGCATCGGTTGGGAAAAATTCTTTGAAGTATGCGACATCCCCTTTACCTTCCAGCACATTGACGACTACCGGTGGGCTTATGACACCTATCGCACGTCAATGCACTTTAAGTTCTAA
- a CDS encoding cobyrinate a,c-diamide synthase, whose translation MYRPCPRLMLAALRGGSGKTTLTLGLLAAWRQQGRNIVPFKKGPDYIDPAWHALAAGRPCYNLDPFLMDRDSMMYSLGTHTAGADGALIEGNRGLYDGLDAAGAFSTAELAKLFEAPVVLVVDCTMTTRTAAAIVLGCQKFDPDVAVRGVILNQIARPRHEGVLRASIEQYCGIPVLGALPRLKCAVFPERHMGLVPPQEHDAACQAVLTAQNLARKYLDLERLWQIAQNAPNLPAVPLHAPYTVQSPPEPVSIGIIRDAAFQFYYPENLEALVDCGARLVEINALEDAMLPPLDGLYIGGGFPETNALGLTQNLTFRQALRNAIEDGLPVYAECGGLMYLGEQIIVREQSYPMVGALPLSVLLEKKPQGHGYTVIEVDHPNPYYPVGTKLLGHEFHYSRLVETDEQKLNLVFRLERGHGVTGQRDGVSYNNVLAAYTHIHALSTPLWAPALVGQARKYHSRLTSSESAAQPEQPLALSAAVRARKFLP comes from the coding sequence ATGTACCGGCCCTGTCCCCGACTGATGCTGGCAGCCCTCAGGGGCGGCTCTGGGAAGACCACGCTGACCTTAGGGCTGCTAGCCGCTTGGCGGCAACAAGGGCGGAATATCGTCCCCTTTAAAAAAGGGCCGGATTATATCGATCCGGCTTGGCACGCCTTGGCAGCCGGGCGGCCGTGCTATAACCTCGATCCGTTCCTCATGGATCGGGACAGTATGATGTACTCCTTGGGAACTCATACTGCCGGAGCCGATGGGGCTCTCATCGAAGGAAACCGAGGTCTGTACGACGGTCTGGATGCTGCGGGCGCTTTCAGTACGGCGGAGTTGGCCAAACTATTCGAAGCTCCAGTGGTGTTGGTGGTTGATTGCACCATGACCACCCGCACCGCTGCGGCTATCGTTTTGGGCTGTCAGAAATTCGACCCTGACGTGGCCGTTCGAGGGGTAATCCTCAACCAGATTGCTCGGCCGCGCCATGAAGGGGTTTTGCGCGCTTCTATCGAGCAGTACTGCGGCATACCGGTACTGGGCGCTCTGCCCCGTTTGAAATGTGCCGTCTTCCCGGAACGCCATATGGGACTGGTGCCGCCCCAGGAGCACGATGCCGCCTGCCAGGCGGTGCTAACGGCGCAAAACTTGGCCCGGAAATACCTTGATCTGGAGCGCCTCTGGCAGATAGCTCAAAACGCTCCCAACCTGCCCGCGGTCCCGCTCCATGCCCCATATACAGTCCAGTCCCCGCCTGAACCTGTATCCATCGGCATCATCCGGGACGCCGCCTTCCAGTTCTATTATCCGGAAAATTTAGAAGCACTGGTCGATTGCGGCGCCCGCCTCGTTGAGATCAACGCTTTGGAGGATGCAATGCTTCCCCCGCTTGATGGTCTTTACATCGGCGGCGGTTTCCCCGAGACCAACGCCCTCGGGTTAACTCAAAACCTGACATTCCGCCAGGCGCTAAGAAATGCCATTGAGGATGGATTGCCGGTGTATGCCGAATGCGGCGGGCTGATGTATTTAGGCGAACAGATTATCGTCCGGGAACAGAGCTATCCCATGGTGGGCGCGCTGCCCCTCTCCGTGCTGCTCGAAAAGAAACCCCAGGGCCACGGCTACACTGTCATCGAGGTGGATCACCCCAACCCGTATTATCCGGTTGGAACTAAGCTGCTGGGACACGAGTTCCACTATTCCCGCCTCGTCGAAACCGACGAGCAGAAGTTAAACCTCGTCTTCCGCCTCGAACGGGGTCATGGCGTTACTGGGCAGAGGGATGGCGTCAGCTATAACAATGTCCTGGCTGCCTATACCCACATACATGCCCTCTCCACCCCTTTATGGGCCCCCGCTCTCGTCGGCCAGGCCCGGAAATATCACTCCCGCCTTACATCTTCTGAGTCTGCGGCCCAGCCAGAACAGCCGCTTGCCTTATCCGCGGCGGTCCGCGCCCGGAAATTTCTTCCTTAG
- the dsrA gene encoding dissimilatory-type sulfite reductase subunit alpha, producing the protein MHKTPLLDQLESGPYPSFVTDLKRLLPTKPQVNDLLGQLERSYKEKITHWKHGGIVGVLGYGSGIIGRYSDLPNEFPGLEHFHTMRINQPSGWFYTSAAIRELCDIWDQYGSGVLNMHGATGDIVFLGTRTEELEPCFQALARKGFDIGGSGSAMRSPSCCVGPARCEWSCYDTLEACYDITQEYQFELHRPSFPYKFKFKFSGCPNDCVASVARADCSVIGVWKDDIRIDQSAVKAYAGGELKPRGGGSPYAKLDIQADVVELCPTGCMSFDGSTLKIDNRNCNHCMHCINLMPQALRPGTETGATLLIGSHAPILEGAQMSWVIVPFMEMEPPYDNLKEIAGNIMEWWAENGKNRERVGELILRLGMRNFLEALGLPPVPQSIKIPRANPFFFWKDADFEAEAAGKKYYTTK; encoded by the coding sequence ATGCACAAAACCCCATTGTTGGATCAACTTGAATCGGGTCCATATCCGAGCTTCGTGACAGACCTCAAACGGTTGCTTCCCACGAAGCCTCAGGTTAACGACCTGTTGGGGCAACTGGAAAGGTCTTATAAGGAAAAAATCACCCACTGGAAGCACGGCGGTATCGTCGGCGTCCTCGGGTATGGCTCTGGGATCATCGGCCGGTATTCCGACCTGCCGAATGAATTTCCGGGCCTGGAACATTTCCACACCATGCGTATCAACCAACCGTCAGGATGGTTCTATACCTCCGCCGCGATTCGGGAACTGTGCGATATTTGGGATCAGTATGGCAGTGGTGTATTGAATATGCATGGCGCCACTGGCGACATTGTCTTCCTGGGAACCCGTACCGAAGAATTGGAGCCCTGCTTCCAGGCCTTGGCCCGGAAGGGTTTTGATATCGGCGGCTCCGGCTCCGCTATGCGTAGCCCCTCCTGCTGTGTCGGCCCGGCCCGTTGTGAATGGTCCTGCTACGACACTCTTGAAGCCTGCTACGATATTACCCAGGAATATCAATTCGAGCTGCATCGGCCCTCCTTCCCCTACAAATTCAAGTTCAAATTCTCCGGCTGCCCCAATGACTGCGTCGCATCGGTAGCCCGGGCCGACTGTTCCGTCATCGGCGTTTGGAAAGACGATATCCGCATCGACCAGTCAGCCGTAAAGGCCTATGCCGGCGGCGAACTCAAACCTCGGGGCGGCGGCTCGCCATACGCCAAACTGGATATTCAGGCCGATGTCGTAGAACTCTGCCCCACCGGCTGTATGAGTTTTGACGGCAGCACCCTAAAAATCGACAACCGGAACTGCAATCACTGCATGCACTGTATCAACCTGATGCCCCAAGCTTTGCGGCCCGGCACCGAAACCGGCGCCACCCTCTTAATCGGCTCACATGCCCCCATCCTCGAAGGCGCCCAGATGAGCTGGGTCATCGTCCCCTTCATGGAGATGGAGCCGCCGTATGACAATCTGAAAGAGATCGCCGGCAATATCATGGAATGGTGGGCAGAGAACGGCAAGAACCGGGAGCGCGTGGGCGAACTCATCCTGCGTTTAGGCATGCGGAATTTCCTGGAGGCCTTGGGTCTGCCGCCGGTACCCCAGAGCATTAAGATCCCTCGGGCCAACCCCTTCTTCTTCTGGAAGGATGCGGATTTCGAGGCCGAAGCGGCCGGCAAAAAATATTACACTACGAAATAA
- a CDS encoding cobyric acid synthase, which produces MKFRPLMILGAGSDVGKSILTAALCRIFRQESIGVAPFKAQNMALNSFITPEGGEMGRAQVVQAQAAGLTPHVDMNPILLKPSSDVGAQVIVQGKVYGNLGARDYYQHKPRLVRKVMESYRRLAASYDLIILEGAGSAVELNLKKNDLVNFSMAKRIGAAVLLVADIDRGGVFAATIGTHHLLTRVERRLLEGFIINKFRGDISLFDSGVKIIERRTGKKVFGVVPYMRDLLLPQEDSVALERKMRQQTGVSSTDLQINILRLPHISNYTDFDPLEQEPGVNLNYFDHHHYPADADLLILPGTKNTIADLLYLHQTGLAEKIRNYAKRGGRVIGICGGFQMMGEVVRDPLGMEGTAPEAEGLGLLPLITTMAGEKTTTQVEARFLGLGEERPLVTGYEIHLGITDLIGEGRGVFEITRRLGQPVKLRDGYASQDFRSWGSYIHGLFDSDVFRRTWLAELRRGKGLEVAEAGVYTFEAFQEEQFDRLAEVVRGCLDVERLLRVIRL; this is translated from the coding sequence ATGAAGTTCCGTCCGCTTATGATTTTGGGAGCCGGCTCCGATGTCGGCAAAAGCATCTTGACTGCGGCGTTATGTCGTATCTTCCGGCAGGAAAGCATCGGGGTGGCGCCTTTCAAAGCGCAGAATATGGCCCTAAACAGCTTTATCACCCCCGAAGGAGGGGAGATGGGCCGGGCCCAAGTGGTGCAGGCCCAAGCTGCCGGATTGACGCCGCATGTGGATATGAATCCCATTCTGTTGAAACCCAGTAGCGACGTAGGTGCCCAAGTCATCGTGCAGGGTAAGGTTTATGGCAACCTGGGGGCCAGAGACTACTACCAACACAAGCCTAGGTTGGTGCGTAAGGTCATGGAATCGTATCGGCGTCTGGCGGCCTCCTATGATCTAATCATTTTAGAAGGGGCGGGCAGCGCCGTGGAGCTGAACCTGAAAAAGAACGATCTGGTCAATTTCAGCATGGCCAAGCGGATCGGGGCGGCGGTGCTGTTAGTGGCGGACATCGACCGGGGAGGCGTCTTCGCCGCCACAATCGGGACGCACCATCTCCTAACCCGAGTCGAACGGCGGCTTTTAGAAGGGTTTATCATAAACAAATTTCGTGGCGATATCTCGCTCTTCGACTCCGGGGTTAAGATTATCGAACGGCGTACCGGTAAGAAGGTTTTCGGCGTTGTGCCGTATATGAGGGACCTGCTGCTTCCTCAAGAGGACAGCGTTGCTCTGGAGCGCAAAATGCGGCAGCAAACTGGCGTCTCATCCACTGATTTGCAGATCAACATCCTGCGCCTGCCGCACATCTCCAACTACACCGATTTCGATCCATTGGAGCAGGAACCGGGTGTCAACCTGAATTATTTTGATCATCATCATTATCCGGCAGACGCTGATCTGCTCATTCTGCCAGGAACCAAAAACACCATTGCCGACCTGCTCTATCTACACCAGACCGGGCTGGCAGAAAAAATCCGGAACTATGCCAAACGCGGCGGGAGGGTTATCGGCATCTGCGGTGGTTTCCAGATGATGGGGGAAGTGGTGCGAGACCCTTTGGGAATGGAGGGAACTGCTCCGGAGGCGGAGGGTTTGGGATTGTTGCCCCTAATTACCACCATGGCGGGGGAGAAGACTACCACTCAGGTGGAGGCGAGATTTCTGGGACTTGGCGAAGAGAGACCTCTGGTGACGGGGTACGAGATCCATCTGGGGATTACCGATCTGATAGGGGAGGGGAGGGGGGTATTTGAAATCACCCGTCGATTGGGCCAACCCGTTAAACTCAGAGATGGTTATGCTAGCCAGGATTTCCGTAGCTGGGGCAGCTATATCCACGGATTGTTTGATAGCGATGTATTCCGGCGGACCTGGTTGGCTGAACTGCGCCGGGGAAAGGGTCTGGAAGTTGCTGAGGCGGGAGTTTATACCTTTGAGGCCTTTCAGGAGGAGCAGTTTGACAGGTTGGCGGAGGTAGTGCGGGGTTGTCTGGATGTGGAGCGGCTGTTAAGGGTTATCCGCTTATAA